In Agromyces sp. G08B096, a genomic segment contains:
- the infA gene encoding translation initiation factor IF-1 yields MAKKDGVIEIEGSVIEALPNAMFRVELTNGHKVLAHISGKMRQHYIRILPEDRVIVELSPYDLTRGRIVYRYK; encoded by the coding sequence ATGGCCAAGAAAGACGGCGTCATCGAGATCGAAGGCTCGGTCATCGAGGCACTCCCGAACGCGATGTTCCGTGTGGAGCTCACGAACGGGCACAAGGTGCTCGCCCACATCTCAGGCAAGATGCGCCAGCACTACATCCGCATCCTCCCCGAGGACCGCGTGATCGTGGAGCTGAGCCCCTACGACCTGACCCGCGGGCGCATCGTCTATCGCTACAAGTAA